One Triplophysa rosa linkage group LG21, Trosa_1v2, whole genome shotgun sequence DNA segment encodes these proteins:
- the phf20b gene encoding PHD finger protein 20b isoform X2: protein MSKTPPHRRGITFEVGAQLEARDSLKNWYAATIEKIDYEDEKVLIHYKQWSHRYDEWFDWSSLYLRPVERIQLRKRGLPEKQKAPGFHVNQKVLASWSDCRYYPAKILSRDKDGNYTVKFFDGVVKTVKGIKVKPFRKESSDGRSNQQARKQGEKEWKLKENGRSNGSRHSASDQDGESGSEEDEEDSMVIDESRNLQNSEATRKAKESEQSSADHNEELPCEDVKTEPLNTEAESKTENIENQEEKKEMNGGQEEEQPKALQNGVDKSEEENKEEAGDDSPGLPRRTRSRMTDGKDAEKPSGPELRKRRASTGQMPPSKRSRANSSTDRNSRSQIKPTKSDSVPETSECKDSPTAPAGNPAPTVQPGSTPDLAALKRQVHLPTSNKFSREPLYRVIKNQPPPILSIELDHNSFKCKIAGCLKSFRKASLLHYHMKYYHAQSDPSPPRCVQTRSSDQQNQETPRRRRTVSASQHTPSPLSDSKSGHALSPPVVGSMHRQRSATLGAERSKENQHINRSLHDDRDWVAKETGAKERQRLREKRQRDFFRIKLKKRKKKKRSKSGEDSSSDLSSDSPVWSEEESDAELDLNMPLSEQGVETLAHSSEIVRCICEVQEENDFMIQCDECLCWQHGTCMGLYEDSVPDNYSCYICRDPPAQRQSQRFWYDKDWLSSGHMYGLSFLEENYSHKNSKKVTAAHQLLGDVHRVFEVVNSLQLKMSILQTQAHPDLKLWRQPWKPADGLRRKVAGDSGFTTPFPSSPPEMGASEVDVLKSEVPSPMETHCSFQDSYISSDHCYQKPRTYYPAVERRLVVETRGGSELEDSLRSTEDLLEMAEQRYGASLDHEQHKLQLADRSFTKELECRMKQLVSSEQEKTCVVDVKEEEPDPVTPDSKPEPDLLLRQQWQLNLLEHIEAVQDEVTHRMDIIERELDVLESWLDYTGELEPPDPLARLPQLKHRIRQLLTDLGTVQQIALCSSSS from the exons ATGTCAAAGACCCCTCCTCACAGGCGTGGGATCACATTTGAGGTGGGAGCGCAGCTGGAGGCTAGAGACAGCCTGAAGAACTG GTATGCTGCTACTATTGAGAAGATAGATTATGAAGATGAAAAGGTTCTGATCCACTACAAACAGTGGAGTCACCGTTATGACGAGTGGTTTGACTGGAGCAGTCTGTACCTCAGACCCGTGGAACGAATCCAGCTGAGGAAACGAGGTCTCCCTGAAAAGCAGAAGGCTCCA GGCTTTCATGTTAACCAGAAAGTTCTAGCCAGCTGGTCAGACTGTCGGTACTACCCTGCTAAGATCCTGTCCCGTGACAAAGATG GGAACTACACAGTGAAGTTCTTCGATGGAGTCGTGAAGACAGTGAAGGGGATTAAGGTGAAGCCTTTCCGCAAAGAG AGCTCCGATGGCAGATCCAATCAGCAGGCTCGAAAGCAGGGCGAGAAAGAATGGAAGCTCAAAGAAAACGGAAGGAGTAACGGCTCGAGACACAGCGCCTCTGACCAGGATGGCGAGAGCGGATCGGAGGAGGATGAAGAAGACAGCATGGTGATAGATGAGTCCAGAAACCTCCAGAATAGTGAAGCGACTAGAAAAGCGAAAGAATCTGAGCAGAGTTCTGCTGATCATAATGAAGAACTGCCCTGTGAAGATGTCAAGACGGAACCATTAAACACGGAAGCGGAGAGCAAAACAGAGAACATTGAGAACCAAGAGGAGAAGAAAGAGATGAATGGAGGACAAGAGGAAGAGCAGCCCAAAGCTCTTCAAAATGGCGTTGACAAGAGTGAAGAAGAGAACAAGGAGGAAGCGGGGGATGACAGTCCCGGTCTGCCCAGAAGAACACGGAGTAGGATGACAGATG GAAAAGATGCAGAGAAGCCCAGTGGTCCAGAACTGAGGAAGAGACGTGCATCAACAGGTCAAATGCCACCATCCAAAAGGAGCAGAGCCAATTCAAGCACAG ACAGAAATAGTCGATCCCAGATCAAACCAACTAAGTCAGACTCCGTCCCAGAGACTTCAGAGTGTAAAGATAGTCCAACAGCCCCTGCAGGAAATCCAGCACCCACAGTACAACCTGGATCTACACCTGATCTTG CGGCGCTTAAACGTCAAGTCCATCTCCCAACTTCAAACAAGTTCAGCAGAGAACCAC TGTACAGAGTCATCAAAAATCAACCGCCCCCTATTCTGTCCATTGAGTTGGACCATAACTCCTTCAAATGCAAGATTGCAGGCTGCCTGAAGTCCTTCCGCAAGGCATCGCTGCTTCACTACCACATGAAGTACTACCATGCTCAGAGCGACCCGAGCCCCCCTCGCTGTGTCCAGACGCGCTCCTCAGACCAGCAGAACCAGGAGACTCCTCGCAGGCGCCGTACGGTCTCTGCTTCCCAAC ATACTCCTTCCCCTTTGAGCGACAGTAAGTCAGGACACGCTCTGTCGCCCCCTGTTGTTGGCAGCATGCACCGGCAGCGCTCGGCCACACTGGGCGCAGAGAGGAGCAAAGAGAACCAACACATCAACCGCTCGCTGCATGACGACAGAGACTGGGTTGCCAAGGAAACAG GAGCAAAAGAAAGACAGCGGCTGAGAGAGAAAAGGCAGAGGGATTTCTTCCGCATCAAGCTGAAGAAAAGGAAGAAGAAAAAGAGGTCAAAGTCAG GTGAGGACAGCAGCAGTGATTTGTCGTCTGACAGTCCTGTATGGAGTGAGGAGGAGTCTGACGCTGAGCTGGATCTCAACATGCCGCTCTCAGAACAAGGTGTAGAGACGCTCGCTCACAGCTCAGAGATCGTACGCTGTATTTGTGAAGTGCAGGAAGAGAATGACTTTATGATACAG TGTGATGAGTGTCTGTGCTGGCAGCACGGGACATGTATGGGACTGTATGAAGACAGCGTGCCAGACAACTACAGCTGCTACATCTGCAGAGACCCACCAG CTCAGAGGCAGAGCCAAAGGTTCTGGTATGATAAAGACTGGCTGAGCAGTGGTCACATGTATGGCTTGTCCTTCCTGGAGGAGAACTACTCCCACAAAAACAGCAAGAAAGTGACCGCCGCCCATCAGCTCCTGGGGGACGTCCATCGAGTGTTTGAGGTGGTCAACAGCCTTCAGCTCAAGATGAGCATCCTGCA AACACAAGCCCACCCTGACCTGAAGCTCTGGCGGCAGCCCTGGAAGCCTGCGGATGGCTTGCGGAGAAAAGTGGCGGGAGACTCGGGCTTCACCACTCCCTTCCCTTCCTCACCTCCGGAAATGGGAGCGAGTGAGGTTGATGTGCTGAAGAGCGAAGTCCCGTCACCCATGGAGACGCACTGCTCCTTCCAGGACTCATACATCAGCAGCGATCACTGCTACCAGAAGCCACGAACGTACTACCCTGCAGTGGAGAGGAGACTGGTGGTGGAGACGCGGGGAGGCTCGGAGCTGGAGGACAGCCTGAGGAGCACAGAGGACCTCCTGGAGATGGCAGAGCAGAGGTACGGCGCGTCGCTGGACCATGAGCAGCACAAGCTCCAGCTGGCCGACCGCTCCTTTACTAAG GAACTGGAGTGTCGTATGAAGCAACTGGTTTCCAGTGAACAGGAAAAGACCTGTGTGGTGGACGTAAAGGAGGAGGAGCCTGACCCTGTGACCCCTGATTCCAAGCCTGAACCTGACCTGCTGCTGCGCCAGCAGTGGCAACTGAACCTGCTGGAGCACATTGAGGCCGTGCAGGATGAGGTGACGCACAGAATGGACATTATTGAGCGAGAACTGGATG TGTTGGAAAGCTGGCTGGACTACACTGGTGAGCTGGAACCTCCTGATCCGCTGGCTCGTCTCCCTCAGCTGAAACATCGCATCAGACAACTCCTGACAGACCTGGGTACAGTGCAGCAGATCGCACTGTGCTCCTCATCCTCTTGA
- the phf20b gene encoding PHD finger protein 20b isoform X1: MSKTPPHRRGITFEVGAQLEARDSLKNWYAATIEKIDYEDEKVLIHYKQWSHRYDEWFDWSSLYLRPVERIQLRKRGLPEKQKAPGFHVNQKVLASWSDCRYYPAKILSRDKDGNYTVKFFDGVVKTVKGIKVKPFRKESSDGRSNQQARKQGEKEWKLKENGRSNGSRHSASDQDGESGSEEDEEDSMVIDESRNLQNSEATRKAKESEQSSADHNEELPCEDVKTEPLNTEAESKTENIENQEEKKEMNGGQEEEQPKALQNGVDKSEEENKEEAGDDSPGLPRRTRSRMTDGKDAEKPSGPELRKRRASTGQMPPSKRSRANSSTDRNSRSQIKPTKSDSVPETSECKDSPTAPAGNPAPTVQPGSTPDLAALKRQVHLPTSNKFSREPLYRVIKNQPPPILSIELDHNSFKCKIAGCLKSFRKASLLHYHMKYYHAQSDPSPPRCVQTRSSDQQNQETPRRRRTVSASQHTPSPLSDSKSGHALSPPVVGSMHRQRSATLGAERSKENQHINRSLHDDRDWVAKETGAKERQRLREKRQRDFFRIKLKKRKKKKRSKSDSHSSVESICPKPLQCNLNSALKLPPTLTHRSYTGPRPEQTLSQSEDSSSDLSSDSPVWSEEESDAELDLNMPLSEQGVETLAHSSEIVRCICEVQEENDFMIQCDECLCWQHGTCMGLYEDSVPDNYSCYICRDPPAQRQSQRFWYDKDWLSSGHMYGLSFLEENYSHKNSKKVTAAHQLLGDVHRVFEVVNSLQLKMSILQTQAHPDLKLWRQPWKPADGLRRKVAGDSGFTTPFPSSPPEMGASEVDVLKSEVPSPMETHCSFQDSYISSDHCYQKPRTYYPAVERRLVVETRGGSELEDSLRSTEDLLEMAEQRYGASLDHEQHKLQLADRSFTKELECRMKQLVSSEQEKTCVVDVKEEEPDPVTPDSKPEPDLLLRQQWQLNLLEHIEAVQDEVTHRMDIIERELDVLESWLDYTGELEPPDPLARLPQLKHRIRQLLTDLGTVQQIALCSSSS, translated from the exons ATGTCAAAGACCCCTCCTCACAGGCGTGGGATCACATTTGAGGTGGGAGCGCAGCTGGAGGCTAGAGACAGCCTGAAGAACTG GTATGCTGCTACTATTGAGAAGATAGATTATGAAGATGAAAAGGTTCTGATCCACTACAAACAGTGGAGTCACCGTTATGACGAGTGGTTTGACTGGAGCAGTCTGTACCTCAGACCCGTGGAACGAATCCAGCTGAGGAAACGAGGTCTCCCTGAAAAGCAGAAGGCTCCA GGCTTTCATGTTAACCAGAAAGTTCTAGCCAGCTGGTCAGACTGTCGGTACTACCCTGCTAAGATCCTGTCCCGTGACAAAGATG GGAACTACACAGTGAAGTTCTTCGATGGAGTCGTGAAGACAGTGAAGGGGATTAAGGTGAAGCCTTTCCGCAAAGAG AGCTCCGATGGCAGATCCAATCAGCAGGCTCGAAAGCAGGGCGAGAAAGAATGGAAGCTCAAAGAAAACGGAAGGAGTAACGGCTCGAGACACAGCGCCTCTGACCAGGATGGCGAGAGCGGATCGGAGGAGGATGAAGAAGACAGCATGGTGATAGATGAGTCCAGAAACCTCCAGAATAGTGAAGCGACTAGAAAAGCGAAAGAATCTGAGCAGAGTTCTGCTGATCATAATGAAGAACTGCCCTGTGAAGATGTCAAGACGGAACCATTAAACACGGAAGCGGAGAGCAAAACAGAGAACATTGAGAACCAAGAGGAGAAGAAAGAGATGAATGGAGGACAAGAGGAAGAGCAGCCCAAAGCTCTTCAAAATGGCGTTGACAAGAGTGAAGAAGAGAACAAGGAGGAAGCGGGGGATGACAGTCCCGGTCTGCCCAGAAGAACACGGAGTAGGATGACAGATG GAAAAGATGCAGAGAAGCCCAGTGGTCCAGAACTGAGGAAGAGACGTGCATCAACAGGTCAAATGCCACCATCCAAAAGGAGCAGAGCCAATTCAAGCACAG ACAGAAATAGTCGATCCCAGATCAAACCAACTAAGTCAGACTCCGTCCCAGAGACTTCAGAGTGTAAAGATAGTCCAACAGCCCCTGCAGGAAATCCAGCACCCACAGTACAACCTGGATCTACACCTGATCTTG CGGCGCTTAAACGTCAAGTCCATCTCCCAACTTCAAACAAGTTCAGCAGAGAACCAC TGTACAGAGTCATCAAAAATCAACCGCCCCCTATTCTGTCCATTGAGTTGGACCATAACTCCTTCAAATGCAAGATTGCAGGCTGCCTGAAGTCCTTCCGCAAGGCATCGCTGCTTCACTACCACATGAAGTACTACCATGCTCAGAGCGACCCGAGCCCCCCTCGCTGTGTCCAGACGCGCTCCTCAGACCAGCAGAACCAGGAGACTCCTCGCAGGCGCCGTACGGTCTCTGCTTCCCAAC ATACTCCTTCCCCTTTGAGCGACAGTAAGTCAGGACACGCTCTGTCGCCCCCTGTTGTTGGCAGCATGCACCGGCAGCGCTCGGCCACACTGGGCGCAGAGAGGAGCAAAGAGAACCAACACATCAACCGCTCGCTGCATGACGACAGAGACTGGGTTGCCAAGGAAACAG GAGCAAAAGAAAGACAGCGGCTGAGAGAGAAAAGGCAGAGGGATTTCTTCCGCATCAAGCTGAAGAAAAGGAAGAAGAAAAAGAGGTCAAAGTCAG ACTCGCACAGCTCTGTGGAGAGCATTTGCCCAAAGCCTCTCCAATGCAATTTGAATTCGGCCCTCAAATTGCCCCCCACCCTCACACATCGATCCTACACGGGACCCCGCCCCGAACAGACGCTCAGCCAGA GTGAGGACAGCAGCAGTGATTTGTCGTCTGACAGTCCTGTATGGAGTGAGGAGGAGTCTGACGCTGAGCTGGATCTCAACATGCCGCTCTCAGAACAAGGTGTAGAGACGCTCGCTCACAGCTCAGAGATCGTACGCTGTATTTGTGAAGTGCAGGAAGAGAATGACTTTATGATACAG TGTGATGAGTGTCTGTGCTGGCAGCACGGGACATGTATGGGACTGTATGAAGACAGCGTGCCAGACAACTACAGCTGCTACATCTGCAGAGACCCACCAG CTCAGAGGCAGAGCCAAAGGTTCTGGTATGATAAAGACTGGCTGAGCAGTGGTCACATGTATGGCTTGTCCTTCCTGGAGGAGAACTACTCCCACAAAAACAGCAAGAAAGTGACCGCCGCCCATCAGCTCCTGGGGGACGTCCATCGAGTGTTTGAGGTGGTCAACAGCCTTCAGCTCAAGATGAGCATCCTGCA AACACAAGCCCACCCTGACCTGAAGCTCTGGCGGCAGCCCTGGAAGCCTGCGGATGGCTTGCGGAGAAAAGTGGCGGGAGACTCGGGCTTCACCACTCCCTTCCCTTCCTCACCTCCGGAAATGGGAGCGAGTGAGGTTGATGTGCTGAAGAGCGAAGTCCCGTCACCCATGGAGACGCACTGCTCCTTCCAGGACTCATACATCAGCAGCGATCACTGCTACCAGAAGCCACGAACGTACTACCCTGCAGTGGAGAGGAGACTGGTGGTGGAGACGCGGGGAGGCTCGGAGCTGGAGGACAGCCTGAGGAGCACAGAGGACCTCCTGGAGATGGCAGAGCAGAGGTACGGCGCGTCGCTGGACCATGAGCAGCACAAGCTCCAGCTGGCCGACCGCTCCTTTACTAAG GAACTGGAGTGTCGTATGAAGCAACTGGTTTCCAGTGAACAGGAAAAGACCTGTGTGGTGGACGTAAAGGAGGAGGAGCCTGACCCTGTGACCCCTGATTCCAAGCCTGAACCTGACCTGCTGCTGCGCCAGCAGTGGCAACTGAACCTGCTGGAGCACATTGAGGCCGTGCAGGATGAGGTGACGCACAGAATGGACATTATTGAGCGAGAACTGGATG TGTTGGAAAGCTGGCTGGACTACACTGGTGAGCTGGAACCTCCTGATCCGCTGGCTCGTCTCCCTCAGCTGAAACATCGCATCAGACAACTCCTGACAGACCTGGGTACAGTGCAGCAGATCGCACTGTGCTCCTCATCCTCTTGA